The following coding sequences are from one Haliotis asinina isolate JCU_RB_2024 chromosome 3, JCU_Hal_asi_v2, whole genome shotgun sequence window:
- the LOC137278659 gene encoding cartilage matrix protein-like: MKLFILVILAFAIIVQGKPAHHKGPEKATQHQSLTGPGCGGKPAELFFLLDTSSSIWEPDFKTQLDFVSEVVDLFDIGPNKTRVGVATFSSRYYPQFGLDKYEDKEQLKKAILRIPYMGGNTHTGTAIRYMRERAFAPEIVREDVDKIAVVLTDGRSRYPVDTETEAMKTKMEGINVFAVGIGKNFDPKELTLIGSEPSETYVYEVASYSALENIKEKFALGECEVIAAAALMQGDQSACHSSTLADVMFVFDSAAMGATKTGKLQKFIGTVVDEFNFADDVMRAGVVSRNCHDGDIDLGEHSDKDEFAKDLRNRDYPELSHVLRKMHSHSFTLEHGAREMARRMAVVFVDDKLEIPKRVFHEIEESKNKNIEIFVVAIGEDVDMTEAEAMATSSGHVFQIPDYDVLHETNLQLIDVLCADL, encoded by the exons ATGAAGCTGTTTATACTTGTCATCCTG GCATTTGCCATCATTGTCCAGGGTAAACCCGCTCATCATAAGGGACCTGAAAAGGCTACCCAACATCAGTCACTAACTGGTCCAG GTTGTGGGGGGAAACCAGCTGAGCTCTTCTTTCTCTTGGACACGTCATCCAGCATATGGGAACCAGATTTCAAAACTCAACTGGATTTCGTCTCTGAAGTCGTCGACTTGTTCGACATTGGCCCCAATAAAACACGGGTCGGTGTTGCCACCTTCTCCTCACGCTACTACCCACAATTCGGTCTGGATAAATATGAAGACAAAGAACAGCTCAAAAAGGCTATCCTCAGGATTCCTTACATGGGTGGTAACACACACACCGGAACAGCCATCAGATACATGCGCGAGAGGGCCTTCGCCCCAGAGATTGTCCGTGAAGACGTTGACAAGATCGCCGTAGTTCTGACTGACGGGAGGTCACGTTACCCTGTTGACACAGAGACAGAGGCCATGAAGACCAAGATGGAAGGCATCAACGTCTTTGCTGTTGGTATCGGCAAAAACTTTGACCCCAAGGAATTGACCCTCATCGGCAGCGAACCCTCAGAGACGTATGTGTATGAAGTGGCCAGCTATAGTGCTCTGGAAAATATAAAGGAAAAGTTTGCCTTGGGTGAATGTGAAG TGATTGCAGCAGCGGCTCTCATGCAGGGTGATCAATCAG CTTGCCACAGCTCCACCTTGGCCGATGTGATGTTCGTGTTCGACTCTGCTGCTATGGGAGCAACTAAGACAGGCAAATTACAGAAGTTCATCGGCACCGTCGTGGATGAGTTCAACTTTGCCGATGACGTCATGAGGGCCGGTGTTGTTTCCAGAAACTGCCACGACGGAGACATAGATCTTGGAGAG CACTCTGACAAAGATGAGTTTGCCAAAGATCTCCGAAACCGTGACTACCCGGAGTTGAGTCACGTCCTTCGGAAGATGCACAGTCACAGTTTCACCCTGGAACATGGTGCACGGGAGATGGCGAGGCGGATGGCTGTTGTGTTTGTGGACGATAAGCTGGAGATTCCGAAGAGAGTGTTTCATGAGATAGAGGAGTCCAAGAACAAAAACATCGAGATCTTCGTGGTGGCCATCGGCGAGGACGTTGACATGACGGAGGCAGAGGCCATGGCAACGTCTTCTGGTCACGTGTTCCAGATTCCCGACTATGACGTCCTGCACGAGACTAATCTGCAACTTATCGACGTCCTTTGTGCAG atctTTGA
- the LOC137279111 gene encoding cartilage matrix protein-like, whose protein sequence is MDRLTDMLPSQFIQGDIFLAFVVHVSSKPAYPGNDQPQQYFGPGCGGKPAELFFLLDTSSSIWEPDFKTQLDFVSEVVDLFDIGPNKTRVGVATFSSLYYPQFGLDEYGDKEQLKNAILEIPYMGGNTHTGTAIRYMRERAFAPEIVREDVDKIAVVLTDGRSRYPVDTETEAMKTKMEGINVFAVGIGKNFDPKELTLIGSEPSETYVYEVASYSALENIKEKFALGECEVIMAQAILQGDQSACHSATLADVMFVFDSAAMGATKTGKLQEFIGTVVDEFNFADEVMRAGVVSRNCHDGDIELGEHSDKDEFAKDLRNRDYPELSHVLRKMHSHSFTLEHGAREMARRMAVVFVDDKLEIPKRVFHEIEESKNKNIEIFVVAIGEDVDMTEAEAMATSSGHVFQIPDYDVLHETNLQLVDVLCADY, encoded by the exons ATGGACAGACTGACAGATATGCTTCCATCACAGTTTATCCAAGGAGATATCTTCTtg GCTTTCGTTGTCCACGTGTCCAGTAAGCCTGCATACCCTGGAAACGACCAACCTCAACAGTACTTCGGACCAG GTTGTGGGGGGAAACCAGCTGAGCTCTTCTTTCTCTTGGACACGTCATCCAGCATATGGGAACCAGATTTCAAAACTCAACTGGATTTCGTCTCTGAAGTCGTCGACTTGTTCGACATTGGCCCCAATAAAACACGGGTCGGTGTTGCCACTTTCTCCTCACTCTACTACCCACAGTTCGGTCTGGATGAATATGGAGACAAAGAACAGCTCAAAAATGCCATTCTCGAGATACCTTACATGGGTGGTAACACACACACCGGAACAGCCATCAGATACATGCGCGAGAGGGCCTTCGCCCCAGAGATTGTCCGTGAAGACGTTGACAAGATCGCCGTAGTTCTGACTGACGGGAGGTCACGTTACCCTGTTGACACAGAGACAGAGGCCATGAAGACCAAGATGGAAGGCATCAACGTCTTTGCTGTTGGTATCGGCAAAAACTTTGACCCCAAGGAATTGACCCTCATCGGCAGCGAACCCTCAGAAACGTATGTGTATGAAGTGGCCAGCTATAGTGCTCTGGAAAATATAAAGGAAAAGTTTGCCTTGGGTGAATGTGAAG TAATCATGGCACAGGCTATCCTTCAAGGAGATCAGTCAG CTTGCCACAGCGCCACCTTGGCCGATGTGATGTTCGTGTTCGACTCTGCTGCTATGGGAGCAACCAAGACGGGCAAGTTACAGGAATTCATCGGCACTGTCGTGGATGAGTTCAACTTTGCCGATGAAGTCATGAGGGCTGGTGTTGTTTCCAGGAACTGTCATGATGGAGACATAGAGCTTGGGGAG CACTCTGACAAAGATGAGTTTGCCAAAGATCTCCGAAACCGTGACTACCCGGAGTTGAGTCACGTCCTTCGGAAGATGCACAGTCACAGTTTCACCCTGGAACATGGTGCACGGGAGATGGCGAGGCGGATGGCTGTTGTGTTTGTGGACGATAAGCTGGAGATTCCGAAGAGAGTGTTTCATGAGATAGAGGAGTCCAAGAACAAAAACATCGAGATCTTCGTGGTGGCCATCGGCGAGGACGTTGACATGACGGAGGCAGAGGCCATGGCAACGTCTTCTGGTCACGTGTTCCAGATTCCCGACTATGACGTCCTGCACGAGACTAATCTGCAACTTGTTGACGTTTTATGTGCAG ACTACTAA